A region from the uncultured Draconibacterium sp. genome encodes:
- a CDS encoding site-specific integrase, protein MISIKTVLKKKKLSTGKYPIFLRITKDRKSIFFRTPYTTEVREWDAKQGKFNTKASDYLNKNRLLLKFQDRATTVITQIEQENTYYTLEEVERNLRIETNPKGKEIYPFWEEIITEQKMAGRTGNARIHSEVVKSIKKFSGGKELSFYQITPEFLDKYEAWLRSNGGTGGGIGVKMRCIRALFNTAIKRGRIKENLYPFKVYKVSKLKSSGIKKALSLDEVHKIADIDLSERPTLIDARNYFIFSFYTRGMNFADMMTLKWNDINGDRLYYIRSKTKSNFQIKILPPALEVLDYYRAQNRKTNYVFPILLEENMTFSHLENRKRKTLKRYNKRLREIGELCEISKPLSSYVARHSYANCLKQKGIATDIISESMGHQNIAITQAYLKELDNSLVDEAMEVLL, encoded by the coding sequence ATGATTAGTATTAAGACAGTTCTAAAAAAGAAAAAATTATCTACTGGTAAATATCCCATATTTTTGCGAATTACCAAAGATAGAAAGTCCATTTTCTTTCGTACTCCATACACAACAGAAGTGAGAGAATGGGATGCTAAACAAGGAAAGTTTAATACGAAAGCAAGTGACTATTTAAACAAGAACCGACTGCTTTTAAAATTTCAGGATAGGGCGACTACGGTAATTACGCAGATTGAACAAGAAAATACTTATTATACTTTGGAGGAGGTTGAAAGAAACTTGCGAATTGAAACCAATCCAAAAGGAAAAGAGATTTATCCGTTCTGGGAAGAAATAATTACAGAACAGAAAATGGCAGGCCGGACTGGTAATGCGAGGATACATTCAGAGGTAGTAAAATCGATTAAGAAATTTAGTGGGGGGAAAGAGTTAAGTTTTTACCAAATTACACCGGAATTCTTGGATAAGTACGAAGCATGGCTTCGCTCAAATGGTGGTACTGGAGGAGGTATTGGGGTAAAGATGCGCTGTATTAGAGCGCTTTTTAATACTGCTATAAAACGAGGACGAATCAAAGAAAACCTATATCCCTTCAAAGTGTATAAAGTTTCCAAATTAAAATCTAGCGGAATTAAAAAAGCTTTAAGTCTGGATGAAGTTCATAAAATTGCAGATATAGATTTGAGCGAACGCCCAACATTAATTGATGCTCGAAACTATTTCATTTTTAGCTTCTACACCCGGGGAATGAATTTTGCAGATATGATGACGCTAAAATGGAATGATATTAACGGAGATAGACTTTATTATATACGGTCTAAAACCAAAAGTAATTTCCAAATTAAAATTCTTCCGCCAGCCCTCGAGGTACTTGACTACTACAGAGCTCAAAATAGAAAGACAAATTATGTTTTTCCAATCTTATTGGAAGAAAATATGACGTTCTCGCATCTTGAAAATCGCAAACGGAAAACTTTAAAGCGATACAATAAACGACTTCGAGAAATCGGAGAATTGTGTGAAATATCAAAACCGTTGTCAAGCTATGTAGCCAGGCATAGTTACGCGAATTGTTTGAAACAAAAAGGTATTGCTACCGATATTATTAGCGAGTCAATGGGACATCAAAATATTGCAATTACCCAGGCTTATTTAAAGGAATTGGATAATTCACTTGTGGATGAAGCAATGGAAGTATTATTGTAA
- a CDS encoding metallophosphoesterase — protein sequence MKIQYCSDLHLEFPENKKYLSENPIRPGGDILILAGDIVPFKVMNKHNDFWDYVSSNFRYTYWVPGNHEYYYSEIGERSGKFVEKIRSNVLLVNNTSLVHDGVRLIFSTLWTALSGVNQFAIQQQLSDFRVIKNNGRVFAPDDYNQIHNSCLNYLKQELSKNNCEQTIVVTHHVPTMLNYPEKYKGSSLNAAFAVELHDLIVDSDIDFWIFGHHHQNGSDFAIEKTKLLTCQLGYVEFNEHIGFSVDKCIVV from the coding sequence ATGAAGATACAATATTGTTCAGATTTACATTTAGAATTCCCAGAGAATAAGAAGTATTTGTCGGAGAATCCAATAAGGCCAGGGGGCGATATTCTTATATTGGCTGGCGACATTGTGCCTTTTAAGGTTATGAATAAGCACAATGACTTTTGGGATTATGTATCATCTAATTTTCGTTATACATATTGGGTGCCAGGAAATCATGAATATTATTATTCCGAGATAGGAGAACGTTCGGGGAAATTCGTTGAAAAAATACGCAGTAATGTTCTTTTGGTTAACAATACTTCACTTGTACACGATGGTGTGAGATTAATTTTTTCAACTCTGTGGACTGCCTTGTCGGGTGTTAATCAATTTGCAATACAGCAACAGTTATCCGATTTCAGGGTAATAAAAAACAATGGTCGTGTATTTGCTCCTGATGATTATAATCAAATACATAACTCCTGCTTGAATTACCTAAAGCAAGAATTATCTAAAAATAATTGCGAGCAAACCATAGTGGTAACCCATCATGTTCCAACAATGCTGAATTATCCCGAAAAATATAAAGGCAGTAGCTTAAATGCGGCTTTCGCTGTTGAGTTACATGATTTAATAGTGGATTCAGATATTGATTTCTGGATATTTGGTCATCATCATCAAAATGGCTCTGATTTTGCGATTGAAAAAACAAAATTACTTACCTGCCAGCTTGGTTATGTTGAGTTTAATGAGCACATAGGATTTTCAGTTGACAAATGTATTGTTGTTTGA
- a CDS encoding Fic family protein, which produces MKSFKSGKHISQGHYKSFQPNDINKEWQVNDMQLLNLLSKADRSLGRLDMYSEYVNIDLFIRMHIAKEATQSSRIEGTQTNMEDAFLEKKDVAVEKRDDWEEVQNYISAMNEAVKLLHTLPFSSRLIRQTHNILLKGVRGTNKNPGEYRRSQNWIGGASINDATFIPPVHSTVPELMSDIEFFANNELNPLPELLKIGIIHYQFETIHPFLDGNGRVGRLLITLYLVNKGILKQPILYLSDFFERNRTLYYDNLMRVRTHNDIDQWLKFFLTGVIEISKKGVETFDKIMQLQKVLDSKIQTLGSRGNEARKVIDHLYSQPVIDAMRIAMITNKSKATNYKLLDDLENMGILKEITGAQRNKLYVFNDYLELFSS; this is translated from the coding sequence ATGAAATCATTTAAATCGGGAAAACATATAAGTCAAGGACATTACAAAAGTTTTCAGCCTAACGACATTAATAAAGAGTGGCAGGTTAATGACATGCAGCTACTGAACTTACTTAGTAAAGCTGACCGATCGCTTGGACGACTTGATATGTACTCTGAGTACGTTAACATCGACTTATTTATAAGAATGCACATCGCAAAAGAGGCAACACAATCATCCAGGATTGAAGGAACTCAGACAAATATGGAAGACGCATTTCTTGAGAAGAAAGATGTTGCAGTAGAGAAACGAGACGATTGGGAAGAAGTTCAGAATTACATTAGTGCAATGAACGAAGCAGTAAAACTTCTGCATACCTTACCATTTTCATCAAGATTAATTCGACAAACGCATAATATTCTACTCAAGGGGGTAAGAGGTACAAATAAAAATCCAGGGGAATATCGTAGAAGTCAAAACTGGATTGGAGGTGCATCCATAAATGATGCAACATTTATTCCTCCTGTTCATAGCACTGTCCCTGAATTAATGTCGGATATTGAATTTTTTGCAAATAATGAACTTAACCCATTACCTGAACTATTGAAGATTGGCATAATCCATTATCAGTTTGAAACGATTCACCCGTTTTTAGATGGCAATGGTCGGGTAGGTAGACTTCTAATAACATTATACCTTGTAAATAAAGGTATCTTGAAACAGCCAATATTATATCTTTCAGACTTTTTTGAACGTAACCGCACACTTTATTACGACAACCTCATGCGCGTTCGTACACATAATGACATTGATCAGTGGTTAAAGTTTTTTCTTACGGGTGTAATTGAGATTTCAAAGAAAGGAGTAGAAACCTTTGATAAAATTATGCAACTGCAAAAAGTGTTGGATAGCAAAATTCAGACGCTTGGAAGTCGTGGAAATGAGGCACGAAAAGTAATTGATCATTTATATTCCCAGCCCGTAATTGATGCTATGAGGATTGCTATGATTACGAACAAATCAAAAGCTACGAATTATAAGTTGCTTGATGATTTAGAGAATATGGGCATATTAAAAGAAATTACCGGAGCACAGCGAAATAAACTGTATGTTTTTAATGATTATCTGGAATTGTTTAGTAGTTGA
- a CDS encoding right-handed parallel beta-helix repeat-containing protein: MKAGDVCYISTGIYPESVVPANSGTGDNPMIFKAASEKDHVVVTGADPITANDWEPESSYIFKTKIEMTLEHENQVFLGEKTMVEARWPNIGDDLLERITSIMDAGSTPEKIVDNEMPDYDYTDGHVWVHATKYWNNWTGAILSQESKSIRIQNISPFRNHFMKDRLHVAGEGADYYVFGIKDALDADNEWYYDKTTKELYVYRSNGQLPKQEYLVKKRMNAFDFSGKKYIELHDVDIIGASIKTNEESESILLDGLKILYPYYSSQNNEKFGSQSSKGVAIEGKECTIQNSEIGYSTASCLVVKGKGNLVFNCYVHDANTIGGGASCVFLAGEGNIISHNTLTRAGRTVLAYSGMYKALIQYNDMSHSGKLTSDLGLTYGNIIEGGNSEVRYNLMHDNDDDHLDMGLYYDHGTQNIISHHNIVWGIGFSSFHTNHYGAYHLVYNNTFISEQKGFMSTWGNRYSPDMLECRYANNLFKQECNITAGNYYWNANISGYKNFNVNKVMAAAEIGLGKGIYVEGITTTPKETNPGIGAIEYEGMSFKAGHNFDHPPQNVNFERSKPIHRNLLENSAFEKEHTLTSWETIEGAKLIKHRTQSHMQHDTTIGRMGSRSVELERVNSEIYQKVNDLIPGEEYTFIGHLRVSDGEAAITGVRFPDGTEFTSPHINSGAPNWRRSRLSFIVPKGVISIEVFARRLEGKAYMDGAGIKRLSSSKGNVYVDDFGLVRR; the protein is encoded by the coding sequence ATGAAAGCTGGAGATGTATGTTATATTTCAACAGGGATTTATCCTGAATCAGTGGTGCCAGCAAACTCCGGCACAGGCGATAATCCTATGATTTTTAAAGCAGCATCTGAAAAAGACCATGTTGTGGTGACTGGAGCAGACCCGATTACTGCTAATGATTGGGAACCAGAATCTTCCTATATTTTCAAAACAAAAATTGAAATGACCTTGGAGCATGAGAATCAAGTTTTCCTGGGTGAAAAAACAATGGTTGAAGCCCGATGGCCAAACATAGGTGATGATTTATTGGAACGAATAACTTCCATAATGGATGCCGGAAGTACTCCTGAAAAAATTGTCGACAATGAAATGCCTGACTATGACTATACTGACGGACATGTTTGGGTTCATGCCACAAAATACTGGAACAACTGGACAGGGGCTATTTTATCTCAAGAGTCAAAGTCGATAAGGATACAAAATATATCTCCTTTTAGGAATCATTTTATGAAAGACCGACTGCACGTTGCCGGAGAAGGAGCAGATTACTATGTTTTTGGTATAAAGGACGCCCTTGATGCTGATAATGAATGGTACTATGATAAAACGACTAAAGAACTCTATGTTTATCGGTCAAATGGACAATTACCCAAACAAGAATATCTAGTAAAAAAGAGGATGAATGCCTTTGATTTCTCCGGAAAGAAATACATTGAACTGCACGATGTTGATATTATTGGTGCAAGCATCAAAACAAACGAAGAGTCGGAATCAATACTTCTTGATGGTTTAAAAATATTATATCCATATTATTCTTCTCAGAACAACGAAAAATTTGGCTCTCAAAGCAGCAAAGGAGTAGCTATTGAAGGTAAGGAATGTACCATTCAAAACAGCGAAATAGGCTACAGTACTGCAAGTTGTTTGGTCGTAAAAGGCAAGGGAAACTTGGTTTTTAATTGTTATGTGCACGATGCGAATACCATTGGTGGAGGAGCAAGCTGTGTTTTTCTGGCAGGGGAAGGTAATATCATCAGTCACAATACCCTTACACGAGCCGGACGTACAGTTCTTGCCTATTCAGGTATGTATAAAGCTCTTATTCAATATAACGACATGAGTCATTCGGGCAAATTAACAAGTGACTTAGGTTTGACCTATGGAAATATTATTGAAGGCGGCAACTCCGAAGTAAGGTATAATTTGATGCACGATAATGATGATGATCATCTGGACATGGGACTATACTATGATCATGGAACTCAAAATATTATCTCGCACCATAATATTGTTTGGGGAATAGGATTTTCGTCATTTCATACCAACCATTATGGAGCCTATCATCTGGTTTATAATAACACCTTTATTTCTGAACAAAAAGGATTTATGTCTACCTGGGGAAATCGTTACAGCCCCGACATGCTGGAATGCCGATATGCCAATAATTTGTTTAAGCAGGAATGCAATATCACTGCCGGTAATTATTATTGGAATGCCAATATTTCAGGGTACAAGAATTTTAATGTGAATAAGGTGATGGCAGCTGCTGAAATAGGACTCGGAAAAGGTATTTATGTTGAGGGAATTACAACAACGCCAAAAGAAACTAACCCGGGAATAGGCGCAATTGAATATGAAGGCATGTCGTTTAAGGCTGGTCATAACTTTGATCATCCGCCTCAAAACGTAAACTTCGAAAGAAGTAAGCCTATTCACCGAAATTTACTTGAAAATTCAGCTTTTGAGAAAGAACACACATTAACTTCATGGGAAACTATTGAAGGTGCAAAGCTAATAAAACATCGTACCCAAAGTCATATGCAACATGATACTACCATTGGAAGAATGGGAAGTCGATCAGTCGAACTAGAGCGAGTAAACAGTGAAATTTATCAGAAAGTGAATGACCTGATCCCAGGTGAAGAATATACTTTTATTGGACATTTAAGGGTTTCTGATGGAGAAGCAGCCATAACGGGTGTACGCTTTCCTGATGGTACAGAATTCACCAGCCCACACATTAATAGTGGAGCACCAAATTGGAGGAGAAGCAGGTTGTCCTTCATTGTCCCCAAAGGAGTTATATCCATTGAAGTTTTTGCCAGAAGATTAGAGGGCAAAGCATACATGGATGGGGCCGGTATCAAAAGATTATCTTCGAGCAAGGGCAATGTTTATGTAGATGATTTTGGATTGGTGAGGCGATAA
- a CDS encoding HipA N-terminal domain-containing protein, which produces MRKGKVLYKNYFAGTITETDDGEYVFQYDEKYVNEHPDKFITFSMPVRNEPYRENRLFAFFDGLIPEGWLLEIASANWKINQNDRMGLLLACCQNCIGAVSIVPITDENEE; this is translated from the coding sequence ATGAGAAAAGGGAAGGTCCTATACAAAAACTACTTTGCCGGAACTATTACCGAAACTGATGACGGGGAATATGTATTTCAGTACGACGAAAAATATGTAAATGAACATCCTGACAAGTTCATCACTTTTTCAATGCCGGTTAGAAACGAGCCATATCGTGAAAACAGACTGTTCGCTTTTTTCGATGGCCTTATTCCGGAGGGGTGGTTGTTAGAAATTGCTTCTGCCAACTGGAAAATTAATCAGAACGACCGCATGGGATTATTGTTAGCATGTTGTCAGAACTGCATTGGTGCGGTTAGTATTGTTCCTATAACAGATGAAAATGAAGAATAG
- a CDS encoding alpha-L-fucosidase: protein MKTLTTFFAALLLLVSCSNIKNKDASKDKRLTYEEMVAGKKDALRSFNDEKFGMFIHWGLYSIPGGIWKGKKMEEMNGIISEWIQDKAEIPRDEYALLAKQFNPTAFDAKAIAALAKNAGMKYIVITAKHHDGFAMYDSQVSEYDIVDASPYGKDIIAALYNACKEEDLGFGLYYSQNLDWMDGGDCGLSEYLAQGLPENEHTQRKQGVNTYDPSPNTFTQYLENKSFPQVKELLTKFPDLHSLWYDTPWYINAEQSMQFYRLATELQPNILVNSRVGAELGDFIVGGDNHIPEEIPGYSRPWQGIGTTNNSWGFKSYDKDWKTPKELLYWLLEIVSKGGNYMLNIGPDALGRVPEESSQNLLTIGKWLKVNSEAIYKTTKWKVAHEGPTKIIVKSTRDRAKGKKFEFTAEDFWFTQNDNNVFVISLKYPEDQIVVKSLSSDKVEEISEVVILGTDGELTWSQTKEGLVVNLKGIQVDELGYSLKVTFNK from the coding sequence ATGAAAACTCTAACTACATTCTTTGCAGCATTGCTGTTGCTTGTATCATGTTCAAATATAAAAAACAAGGATGCTTCCAAAGATAAACGACTCACTTATGAAGAAATGGTGGCAGGAAAGAAAGATGCACTAAGGTCCTTTAACGATGAAAAGTTTGGGATGTTCATTCACTGGGGATTGTATAGTATCCCTGGCGGTATCTGGAAAGGGAAAAAGATGGAAGAAATGAACGGTATCATTTCAGAATGGATACAGGATAAAGCGGAAATACCACGAGACGAGTACGCTCTTCTTGCAAAGCAGTTTAATCCGACCGCTTTTGACGCTAAAGCGATAGCCGCCCTAGCCAAGAATGCAGGTATGAAATATATAGTGATCACAGCCAAGCATCACGATGGTTTTGCCATGTATGATTCCCAGGTGAGTGAGTATGATATTGTGGATGCCAGTCCATATGGCAAAGATATAATAGCAGCATTGTACAACGCCTGCAAAGAAGAAGATCTAGGATTTGGATTGTATTATTCTCAAAATCTCGATTGGATGGATGGAGGCGATTGTGGTCTTTCAGAATACCTTGCACAAGGACTTCCCGAAAATGAACACACACAACGAAAGCAAGGTGTTAACACCTATGATCCAAGCCCAAATACTTTTACACAATACCTGGAAAATAAATCATTCCCACAGGTAAAAGAACTACTTACCAAATTTCCTGATCTCCATTCATTGTGGTACGATACTCCCTGGTATATAAATGCTGAGCAAAGTATGCAGTTCTACAGGCTGGCAACAGAATTGCAACCAAATATCCTTGTGAATTCAAGAGTTGGTGCAGAACTAGGCGACTTTATAGTTGGAGGAGATAATCATATTCCTGAAGAAATACCGGGATACTCCCGCCCATGGCAAGGGATCGGAACCACCAACAACTCATGGGGCTTCAAGTCTTATGATAAGGATTGGAAAACTCCAAAGGAACTGCTTTACTGGTTGTTGGAGATAGTGAGCAAGGGAGGAAATTACATGCTCAATATTGGGCCTGATGCACTAGGGCGCGTACCTGAGGAGTCCAGTCAGAATCTATTAACAATTGGCAAATGGCTTAAAGTTAACAGTGAAGCTATCTATAAAACTACCAAATGGAAGGTAGCACATGAAGGACCAACAAAAATAATTGTAAAGAGTACCCGTGATCGAGCCAAAGGAAAGAAATTTGAATTTACTGCAGAAGACTTTTGGTTCACTCAAAATGACAACAATGTATTTGTTATTTCATTAAAGTATCCGGAAGATCAAATAGTGGTAAAGAGTCTTTCCAGCGATAAAGTTGAGGAAATATCAGAAGTTGTAATTCTTGGAACCGATGGAGAATTAACATGGAGTCAAACCAAAGAAGGTCTGGTTGTGAATCTAAAAGGTATTCAGGTAGATGAACTTGGGTATAGTTTAAAAGTGACCTTCAATAAGTGA
- a CDS encoding type II toxin-antitoxin system Y4mF family antitoxin → MKRLAEFVKERRKEVNLTQEEFAERAGVALTVVRKIEQGKTNLNMDKVNLVLSMFGHELVPVESKELDL, encoded by the coding sequence ATGAAGAGATTGGCAGAGTTTGTAAAAGAACGAAGAAAGGAGGTTAACCTTACCCAGGAAGAGTTTGCTGAAAGAGCAGGTGTTGCACTGACTGTGGTTCGAAAAATTGAACAAGGTAAGACGAATCTGAACATGGATAAGGTGAACCTTGTATTAAGCATGTTTGGTCATGAATTGGTACCGGTAGAAAGTAAAGAGCTTGATTTATGA
- a CDS encoding sulfatase-like hydrolase/transferase: protein MKFTILVLLAFVLLSCSNKNTKETKPNIIFLLADDQRAGTINALGNTEVITPNLDKIANEGVTFNNAYLAGAMNGAVCAPSRAMLMTGRSLFNIDPTGNTIAPEHTTLPKALANAGYHTFHIGKWHNGKQAFKNSFTDGSKIFFGGMHSQYNVPTYEFNQEGDYSKEMVNTPSPKHSSELYADAGVNFIQNYNSEKPFFLYLAFQAPHDPREMPKEYLDMYDTANISLPPNFMTEHPFDNGELDIRDEWLAGYPRTPEEVKANIAAYYAMITHLDAQIGRVMEAVEKKGLMENTIIVFSADNGLAVGQHGLMGKQNLYEHSVHVPLIFKGKGLAKGESRDAMAYLYDIYPTLCEFAGAEVPSTVKGLSLKPVIDKEVERVRESLFFSYKNFQRAVRKNDWKLIKYNVGGNTRTQLFNLKADPFETNDLSADPLYEAQLNKMNQVLRSQMKAYNDEADLDKPSWGVPVLPAWKDKVDKETVDHLRELAEKEREMRGF from the coding sequence ATGAAATTTACAATTCTTGTATTGCTGGCTTTTGTTTTATTAAGTTGTTCGAACAAGAACACGAAAGAAACAAAACCTAATATTATTTTTCTTTTAGCCGACGACCAGCGGGCAGGAACAATAAATGCTCTGGGCAATACTGAAGTTATTACCCCCAATCTCGACAAAATTGCTAACGAAGGAGTTACTTTTAATAACGCCTATTTGGCGGGAGCAATGAATGGTGCGGTTTGCGCTCCAAGCCGTGCAATGTTAATGACCGGCCGAAGCCTGTTTAATATCGACCCAACCGGTAATACCATAGCACCGGAACACACTACATTGCCAAAGGCATTGGCAAATGCAGGGTACCATACTTTCCATATTGGCAAATGGCACAATGGTAAACAAGCTTTTAAAAATAGCTTTACAGATGGTTCTAAAATCTTTTTCGGTGGAATGCATAGCCAATATAATGTTCCAACTTATGAGTTCAACCAAGAAGGTGATTATTCCAAAGAGATGGTGAATACCCCCTCACCTAAACATTCTTCAGAATTATATGCCGATGCTGGGGTGAACTTTATCCAAAACTATAATTCAGAGAAACCATTCTTTTTATACCTCGCTTTTCAGGCACCACACGACCCTCGCGAAATGCCAAAAGAATATCTTGACATGTACGATACAGCAAACATTAGCTTACCTCCTAATTTTATGACAGAACATCCATTTGATAATGGAGAGCTGGACATTCGGGATGAATGGTTGGCAGGATATCCAAGAACACCTGAAGAGGTTAAAGCCAACATTGCAGCCTATTATGCCATGATTACCCATTTAGACGCACAAATAGGCCGGGTAATGGAAGCCGTTGAGAAAAAGGGGTTGATGGAAAATACAATCATTGTTTTTTCGGCTGACAATGGCTTGGCTGTGGGACAACATGGACTGATGGGTAAACAAAACCTATACGAACACAGCGTGCATGTACCATTAATTTTTAAAGGCAAAGGTTTAGCCAAAGGAGAAAGCAGAGATGCCATGGCCTACCTATACGATATTTATCCAACCTTATGCGAATTCGCCGGTGCAGAAGTCCCATCCACAGTAAAAGGACTAAGCCTTAAACCGGTTATCGATAAAGAAGTTGAAAGGGTACGGGAATCGCTGTTTTTTTCCTATAAAAATTTCCAAAGGGCAGTAAGGAAAAATGATTGGAAACTCATTAAGTACAATGTTGGGGGGAATACTAGAACCCAACTTTTTAATTTAAAAGCTGACCCATTTGAAACGAACGATCTTTCTGCTGATCCGCTATATGAGGCACAATTGAATAAAATGAATCAGGTTTTGCGCAGTCAAATGAAAGCATACAATGATGAAGCCGATTTGGATAAACCGAGCTGGGGAGTACCTGTTCTTCCGGCATGGAAAGATAAAGTTGATAAGGAAACAGTAGATCACCTTCGAGAACTTGCTGAGAAAGAAAGAGAAATGCGAGGATTCTGA
- a CDS encoding HipA domain-containing protein, whose product MKNRCLYCYEALETAEDFHPRCSKEFFGTLTPPQIPYSLDQMTELAKHVVERSVTVPGVQAKLSMSLIEERNGKADTRLTVVGALGGQYIFKPPNERFQEMPENEHVTMRMAEAMGIRVVPSSLIRLKSGELSYITRRIDRTVGGEKIHILDMFQITEAFDKYKSSMEKVGKAIHAYSDNTMLDKIFFLELAVFSFLTGNNDMHLKNFSLIESSSGWILAPAYDLLNVAIILPEDMEELALTMDGKKKKLNWSHFEKLGLGLGLTDKQIEGVKKRMFRNKLKAVEWLNKSFLSDEMKESYRDLLESRYDKVK is encoded by the coding sequence ATGAAGAATAGATGTTTATATTGTTATGAAGCTCTTGAAACTGCAGAGGATTTTCATCCCCGCTGCAGCAAGGAATTTTTTGGGACTTTAACGCCTCCACAAATACCTTATTCTTTAGACCAGATGACTGAACTGGCAAAACATGTTGTTGAGCGAAGTGTTACAGTCCCCGGAGTCCAGGCAAAATTATCTATGTCACTAATAGAAGAGAGGAACGGGAAAGCAGATACCCGTTTAACAGTGGTAGGAGCCCTTGGAGGGCAGTACATATTTAAGCCTCCAAATGAACGTTTTCAGGAAATGCCCGAGAATGAACATGTAACCATGCGAATGGCAGAAGCCATGGGCATTCGTGTTGTCCCATCCAGTTTAATACGTTTGAAATCGGGTGAATTATCATATATCACAAGAAGGATTGACCGGACAGTGGGTGGTGAAAAAATACACATATTGGATATGTTTCAAATTACAGAAGCTTTCGATAAGTACAAAAGCTCCATGGAGAAAGTTGGAAAAGCAATACATGCGTACTCAGATAATACAATGCTGGATAAAATCTTCTTTCTTGAACTTGCGGTATTTAGTTTTCTGACCGGTAATAATGATATGCACCTCAAAAACTTTTCTTTGATTGAAAGCTCATCAGGTTGGATACTGGCGCCCGCCTATGATTTGCTGAATGTTGCAATTATATTACCTGAAGATATGGAAGAGCTGGCACTAACTATGGACGGGAAAAAGAAAAAACTGAATTGGAGCCACTTTGAAAAACTGGGCTTAGGTTTAGGATTAACTGATAAACAAATTGAAGGAGTCAAAAAGAGAATGTTCAGAAATAAACTCAAAGCAGTTGAATGGCTTAATAAATCTTTTTTGTCTGACGAAATGAAGGAATCGTATAGAGATCTTTTGGAAAGCAGATATGATAAGGTGAAATAG